The genomic region GATAGACCTCCGCCATATGTTGTATTGTAATTCATTTCATTTAATATAAATTCTTTTGACTCTTTAGCTATATTATTGATTTTTTTATTTTTCAATTTTAATGCTAAAATCGAAAGTTTATATAGGAAATCTCCAATTATTATTTCTTTTGAATCTTTTTCTGTTATTAAAATATGAAATCTTTTTGCATCTTCAGAATCAATAAAATTTAAAGTCGTAGTTTTTCCGACACCGGTTTCTCCACATAGTCCAAAAATTCCCATCGGTTGAAAATAAGCGATTTTGTTTAAGTGATTAAGTTCTTTTTCCCTGTTTACAAGAAAATCTTTATTACTAATTGGAGCATCAAATAAGGCTTTAATTATATATTTTAATTTATTTTTATTCATATGATCACCTCTAAATGATTATAAAATGTTATTGTGACTTATGTGACAACTGTCGAATTTTTGTATACAACTGTGACAAATATTGAAGTTTAAAAATAATATGAAATTCTCTCTATTAACAAATAAGTATTATTCTTTTATATTTTTTCATCAGTTCCACCTCCAATTCAATTATACCATATAAAAATAAAATGAGGCTTTCGCCTCATTTCAGACTGTTGACAAAATAAAATATGAAAAAATAATATGACCATGTATAATATTATTGGAATCCAAAAATAAAACGAATGAAAACTCGAAGATTGCCTGAAAAAATTATGAATGAAGGTTTCCAAAATCACACGGATGTGATTTTGAGTGAAGCCGAGCATGGACGCGAGTCTGAACGGAAACCGCGAATGAGTAATTTTTTCAGATTAGCAATCGAACGTTTGAATGAGTTTTATTTTGATTCCCACTTTGAGAATAAGAATTTTCACCTTAGACACGAATATTATTTTGAATATTTTATTTTGTACTTTGTCTACAAACTGTAATAAGAAATTAGGTCTGCGTTTGCAGACCTAATTTCTTATTATATTAATTTCATATTTCTGTGTTAACTTATATGTATAATATCCAAGTATAACTTTTATTGAATCAAATAGTATAAATGGTAAAAATCCTATTTTAATCGCTTTTATTAAAGATAAATCAAGTTTAATCATTAATCCAGACACACCAAAAATATAAATAATAAAAATAGCTAAAAATCCGTTAATAATATTATTAAAAGGTAAATATGCAACAAGTGTTGCTATTAAAAATCCTATTATATACCCTCCAGTTGGACCAAAAATTACCGAAATACCTCCTCCGAATCCTGCAAAAACTGGTAACCCAATAGCTCCCAATAATACATATATTAAAACTGCTTTCCATGCATCTTTCTTTAAAAAATAGATCGTTAATATAACTCCAAAAACCTGTAGAGTAAAAGGTACCCCAAATGGTGTTGGAATTTTAATCCATGATGTTACTATCAAAAATGCTGTAAATAATCCCAATAATGATATTTTATTTTTCATGATCCACCTCTCAAATATCTCTATTTTTCTTGTTTTTAGCTTTATTCCATGCATAAAAAGCTAATGCACCTACTGTTATAATAAACGGCATTGATTGTGTAACTTCATATGGAATATTTAAGAATTGCAGTGAGAATGATAAGGCTTCTGAAAATCCAAACAATAATGACCCTAACGCAACTCCGTATGCTGATGTTCCACCTAACGCTTGTGCTGCTAATGCAATAAAACCTCTACCTGAAGTCATGTCTCTTGCAAACCATGAAACATAACCCATTGATAAAAATATACCGCCCAAACTTGCAAGCATACCACTCATAATTAAAGCTATATATTGTGTTTTAAATACAGAAATACCAACAGAACGAGCTGCGTCTGGTGATTCACCAACAGATCTAATTCTTAATCCAAGAGGAGTTCTATATAACATATATTGAACTAAAAATACCAATATTATGGCTACATAAGTTAAAATATGGTGACCACTTAATATATTTCCTAATATTGGTATATCTTTTAATATAGGTATATCAACATTAGGTAAAACCAAAGATTTTAATGATGCCGAGGATCCTTTATCTCCAGTTAATAAATATAGAGCATATATTGTTCCACCACTTGCAAATATATTTAATGCTATTGCCGCCATAATTATATCTGTTTTTAATTTTAATGAAAAATAAGCTAATATTGACGACATAATTATTCCTGTTAATAATGCTCCTAATACTGATAGCCATAAACTTTGGGTAAATCCGCTTATAATTACACCTACAAAAGCTGAAAATAGCATAGTTCCTTCGAGTGCTATGTTTGGAGTTCCAGCTAATTCTGCAATTAATGCCCCCAATGCTGCTAAAAGTATTGGTGTTGTAACCCTAATTCCCGATGCTATAAAATCCCATGATAAAATAGAACTTAATACACTATTCATTTATATCACCACCAGCTATTGCTTCTTCGGTACTTCTTGCTTCTTTTTCTATAGCTTTTTGTCTCATTTGTGATAAAAAGGCTTCTGCTGTTACTAATAATATAATAGTTGCCTGTAAAATTGAAACCATTTCTGGTGGTATGTTGGTATATCTACCCATCGTCTTTGCTCCAACCCTAATATATGAAAGAAATAATGCTGCTATTGGCACATAAATTGGATTATTTCTTGCAAGTGTAGCAATGATAATACCATCCCAACCATAACCTGGAGAATATAACCAAACAAATCTTCCATAATATCCTAAAAGCTCTATAATTCCGGCAGTTCCAGCAATAGCTCCACTTAATAAATGCACTTGGAAAAATGTTTTTTGTGTGTTAATTCCTGAATGATACGCAAAATGTTTATTATTACCGATTAATCTTACTTTATAACCC from Marinitoga aeolica harbors:
- a CDS encoding ABC transporter permease, whose product is MNSVLSSILSWDFIASGIRVTTPILLAALGALIAELAGTPNIALEGTMLFSAFVGVIISGFTQSLWLSVLGALLTGIIMSSILAYFSLKLKTDIIMAAIALNIFASGGTIYALYLLTGDKGSSASLKSLVLPNVDIPILKDIPILGNILSGHHILTYVAIILVFLVQYMLYRTPLGLRIRSVGESPDAARSVGISVFKTQYIALIMSGMLASLGGIFLSMGYVSWFARDMTSGRGFIALAAQALGGTSAYGVALGSLLFGFSEALSFSLQFLNIPYEVTQSMPFIITVGALAFYAWNKAKNKKNRDI
- a CDS encoding biotin transporter BioY, with the protein product MKNKISLLGLFTAFLIVTSWIKIPTPFGVPFTLQVFGVILTIYFLKKDAWKAVLIYVLLGAIGLPVFAGFGGGISVIFGPTGGYIIGFLIATLVAYLPFNNIINGFLAIFIIYIFGVSGLMIKLDLSLIKAIKIGFLPFILFDSIKVILGYYTYKLTQKYEINIIRN